CATGAACCAGATGATCCCGGTCACCTTCGACGACGACCTCGTCAAGATACACGGGTTCATCAGCCGGCCGGACGCTGCCAGGGTTTCCCGTACCCACCAGCATCTGTTCATCAACCTCAGGCCGGTATCCAGCCGCGCGCTGAACCGCGCCGTGTTCGAAGGCTATGGTTCGATTCTTCCCAGGGAACGTTTTCCCGTATCCATCGTCTTCCTGAACATCGATCTCGACCAGGTGGACGTCAACGTACACCCCGCGAAGCGAGAGGTCCGGTTCTCCGACGAGTCCAGGGTATATGAGCGGCTCCTGCGGGCCATTCGGCTGGCGCTGCAGAACTCGGACGTGGTTCCCGTTTTCGATACGGACACGCCGGACATCTCCGGAATGGCGCCGGCCGCGGCGCCGGGCACTCAAGGTGCGTCAGGACAGGAACCCGCCACGGTGCGCAGGGCCCAGATAGACCTGTTCAGTCCCGTGCGCGGAAACGGCGGCGATTCCACGGGCGAGTGGACCTACACCCCGGCGGACACGGAGGGCGGGGCGCGTGACGAAGGGGAACCGGGAACGGTCAGGGAGCACGGCGATGCGGAAATGGTATCGCTCTGGCAACTGCACAACGCCTACATCCTGGCCCAGGTCAAAGGCGGTTTCATGCTCATCGACCAGCACGCCGCCCACGAACGGGTGCTGTTCGAACGGGCGCTGAAGACGATGGACCACGAATCCGCCCCCTCCCGGCAGTTGCTGTTTCCGGTTACCCTCGATCTCATGGTGCCGCAGATCGCGTTGGTCCGGGAGCATTTCGATCACTTCGCCCGGCTGGGATTCAATGTGAAACTGTTCGGCGAGCAGACGGTGGTCGTCGACGCCGTACCCTGTATGGCCCACAGCCAGGATGTAGACACGTTATTTAACCGGATGATTGAAAACCTGCAGGAAATGCCGGAGAAGAACCTCAAGACGGAAGAACGTGTCGCCCTTACCTTCTCCGGCCATGCCGGTATCAGGAAGGGCGACCCGTTGTCCCAGCAGGAGATGAACGGGCTCGTCAACGATCTGTTCGCCACGGAAATGCCCTATGTAACACCCCGCGGGCGACC
Above is a genomic segment from Gemmatimonadota bacterium containing:
- the mutL gene encoding DNA mismatch repair endonuclease MutL, with product MADQIRVLPEKLANMIAAGEVIERPASVVKELVENAIDAGGERISVEIKSGGKQLMRVMDDGGGMTREDAVLAFERHATSKIAGEDDLYRIGTFGFRGEALASIASVARVDLTTNTKGEAAGTRVRIDGGSAPKVTDAGRAAGTTVAVSQLFYNVPARRKFLRTTGTETRHVVSVVSSIAMAYPGIAFTLTVDGRDTLSLPAVSNTYTRAQAVMGNTLMNQMIPVTFDDDLVKIHGFISRPDAARVSRTHQHLFINLRPVSSRALNRAVFEGYGSILPRERFPVSIVFLNIDLDQVDVNVHPAKREVRFSDESRVYERLLRAIRLALQNSDVVPVFDTDTPDISGMAPAAAPGTQGASGQEPATVRRAQIDLFSPVRGNGGDSTGEWTYTPADTEGGARDEGEPGTVREHGDAEMVSLWQLHNAYILAQVKGGFMLIDQHAAHERVLFERALKTMDHESAPSRQLLFPVTLDLMVPQIALVREHFDHFARLGFNVKLFGEQTVVVDAVPCMAHSQDVDTLFNRMIENLQEMPEKNLKTEERVALTFSGHAGIRKGDPLSQQEMNGLVNDLFATEMPYVTPRGRPTVVSMPLEEIERRFNRSS